The window GGGGTGGGTGTTGAGGAAGACGAAGATCCCCACCAGCACCGTGAACGCCAGCAGACGCGCCGGGGTGAGCCCCCTCAGGATCCCTCTCTGACTCATCGCTCAGGCCATCCCGGATCTTTCCCACCCTCAGGCATGCCAGGCCGATTCGCCCCGAACCCAGGGAGGCCGAAATTTCACTTGTCTGACACTTCCTGCAGATCCCCCCAATCACTTAATCCCAAGCATAAAGGAGATCCTCCCGAACGTGCTTCCAGAGGTCGGGCTTCTGCGGAAGTGCTCCAGAGGTCAGAAGATCCACCTTCAAACCCAGGATCTCCTCCAGATAATCCCACAGTTCGAAGAACTTCAGCCCAATCGGCCGCTTCAGCCGCACCAGAAGATCCACATCGCTCATCCCCGTTTGCTCTCCCCGGGCATAAGAGCCAAAGATCGCCAGATCTCGAACTCCGTAGCGCTCTCGGAGGATCTGCCGGTGTTCAATCAGGATCGCCCGGATTTCCTCCAGCGTCTTCATGATCTTCCCCCCACCG is drawn from Thermoflexus hugenholtzii and contains these coding sequences:
- a CDS encoding nucleotidyltransferase family protein, with the protein product MKTLEEIRAILIEHRQILRERYGVRDLAIFGSYARGEQTGMSDVDLLVRLKRPIGLKFFELWDYLEEILGLKVDLLTSGALPQKPDLWKHVREDLLYAWD